From the Paraburkholderia aromaticivorans genome, one window contains:
- a CDS encoding IS3-like element ISBxe1 family transposase (programmed frameshift): MGNPRARYTREFMLEAVRMVRGGQSMAAVAKILGISPKTLHNWVKADAAGKLNGAGKQVSPEQMEIARLRAELARVKMERDILEKGHGVLCKGVGMKYAWIELHSRQWPVSLSCQVLGVSPSGYHARKARDVDTDRARRRISNDALLVHIKAVHAESKGEYGWPRVWKKLLAQGIRVSKDRVQQLMKLHGIRAKTKRRFKVTTDSNHSLPVAPDLLQRDFSPARPDQVWTTDITYIWTDEGWLFLTVILDLFSRQVVGWSMQPHMRTELVSDALRMAWFRRRPEAGLIVHSDRGSQYCSRDFQDLLKGYGMRSSMSRRGNCWDNAPTESLWGSLKRARILGQRFATRREAMDEVIDWLSFYNHSRLHSTLGYVSPMQFERDWYAAQNQRVA; this comes from the exons ATGGGTAATCCGAGAGCCCGATATACGCGGGAATTCATGCTGGAAGCCGTGCGCATGGTCCGCGGCGGCCAGAGCATGGCGGCGGTGGCGAAGATACTGGGTATCAGCCCGAAGACGCTGCACAACTGGGTTAAGGCCGATGCCGCTGGGAAGCTGAACGGCGCAGGCAAACAGGTTTCTCCTGAACAGATGGAGATTGCCCGACTGCGCGCGGAGTTGGCACGCGTGAAAATGGAGCGCGACATATTGGAAAAAG GCCACGGCGTACTTTGCAAAGGTGTCGGCATGAAGTACGCCTGGATCGAGCTTCACAGCCGACAATGGCCGGTGTCCCTGAGCTGCCAGGTGCTGGGTGTCAGCCCCAGCGGTTACCACGCGCGCAAGGCGCGGGATGTCGATACTGACCGAGCGCGCCGACGCATCAGCAACGACGCTCTGCTGGTGCACATCAAGGCCGTGCACGCTGAATCCAAAGGCGAGTACGGCTGGCCGCGCGTGTGGAAGAAGTTGCTGGCCCAGGGCATTCGCGTCAGCAAGGATCGTGTCCAACAGCTCATGAAGCTGCACGGCATCAGGGCGAAGACCAAACGCCGGTTCAAGGTCACGACCGACAGCAACCACAGCCTGCCGGTCGCGCCGGACCTGCTGCAACGAGACTTCTCTCCCGCGCGTCCAGATCAGGTCTGGACTACGGACATCACGTACATCTGGACGGACGAGGGTTGGCTGTTTCTGACCGTCATCCTCGACCTGTTCAGCCGTCAGGTGGTGGGCTGGTCGATGCAGCCGCACATGCGCACGGAGCTGGTGTCTGACGCGCTGCGTATGGCGTGGTTTCGCCGCCGGCCGGAAGCGGGCCTGATCGTCCATAGCGACCGCGGTAGCCAGTATTGCAGTCGTGACTTCCAGGACCTGCTTAAGGGCTACGGCATGCGCAGCTCGATGAGCCGTCGAGGAAATTGTTGGGACAACGCGCCGACCGAGAGCTTGTGGGGATCGCTCAAGCGAGCACGCATCCTTGGCCAGCGCTTTGCAACGCGTCGGGAAGCGATGGACGAGGTAATCGACTGGTTGAGCTTCTACAATCATTCGCGCTTGCACTCGACGTTGGGCTACGTCAGTCCGATGCAGTTCGAGCGGGACTGGTACGCTGCCCAGAACCAACGGGTGGCATAA
- a CDS encoding IS110 family transposase, producing MASISNAPVRHRTVGIDLAISAVQVAQIFDDGHAIGKPIRFRLTSTDLRRFVSTIKNGVSAETPITAVMEPTGMAWFPVANWLQRAGIKVIRVKGQRVKALRKYLSEHAKTDAADAHVLGAIPGFGGRGLDPVHVPGPEQHSLQRLTKQRHRYQELVCSARRRVLDLIRWACPALEPVLPDTVTQLTLAILGELFDPRKVVAMRRDVLARFLSRHASGNHPKSGPFIDSLVEKLKSAAEETIELHGDSVDFVALQFEVAQEVEHLRLWDCHVRAIERQVEQIYQRVHPSDALRSIPGIGATLAPLLIGVLGYAKRFRNEDHIRGFCGMFPTRNSSGGIEKPGQRLTKSGSDRVKRALYIAADVARKIDPDLAAVYWRLMVNKGHHHKQAICAVATRLVNRIYRVLKTGEPYVLRDQEGNEITVQQGKRIVAERFTVPLEVRQSRRNQLMPEPA from the coding sequence ATGGCTTCTATCAGCAACGCACCGGTGCGTCACCGAACCGTCGGCATCGATCTGGCGATCAGTGCCGTACAGGTCGCCCAGATCTTCGATGATGGACATGCGATTGGCAAACCGATTCGCTTTCGTTTGACGTCAACCGACCTCAGGCGTTTCGTGTCAACCATTAAGAACGGCGTCAGCGCGGAAACGCCGATCACTGCAGTGATGGAACCAACCGGCATGGCGTGGTTTCCGGTGGCGAACTGGCTGCAGCGTGCAGGAATCAAGGTCATTCGGGTCAAGGGTCAGCGCGTGAAGGCATTACGCAAATACCTCAGCGAGCATGCCAAGACCGATGCGGCCGACGCGCATGTATTGGGCGCAATACCTGGCTTTGGTGGTCGTGGCCTCGATCCGGTTCATGTGCCTGGGCCCGAGCAGCATTCACTGCAACGACTGACCAAACAGCGTCACCGCTATCAGGAATTGGTATGTTCTGCGCGACGCCGTGTTCTTGATCTCATCCGCTGGGCCTGCCCGGCCCTTGAGCCTGTGTTGCCCGATACGGTTACGCAACTCACGTTGGCGATTCTGGGCGAGCTGTTCGATCCACGCAAGGTTGTCGCCATGCGGCGCGATGTACTCGCACGGTTCCTTTCGCGTCACGCCTCGGGCAATCATCCCAAGAGCGGACCGTTTATCGATTCGCTGGTCGAGAAACTCAAGTCAGCTGCCGAGGAGACCATTGAGCTGCATGGTGACAGTGTCGATTTCGTTGCACTGCAATTCGAGGTGGCACAGGAAGTCGAACACTTGCGCCTGTGGGACTGTCACGTTCGCGCGATCGAGCGTCAGGTAGAGCAGATCTATCAGCGGGTGCATCCTTCCGATGCGCTTCGATCTATTCCTGGCATTGGGGCGACTTTGGCTCCCCTGCTTATCGGCGTCCTCGGCTACGCGAAACGCTTCCGTAATGAGGATCACATCCGTGGTTTCTGCGGCATGTTTCCGACCAGGAATTCATCGGGTGGGATCGAGAAGCCCGGGCAGAGGCTCACAAAGAGCGGCAGCGATCGCGTCAAACGGGCGCTGTACATCGCAGCGGACGTCGCACGCAAAATCGATCCTGACCTTGCAGCCGTGTACTGGCGCCTCATGGTGAACAAGGGGCATCACCACAAGCAGGCCATATGTGCTGTTGCCACGCGTTTGGTCAACCGGATCTATCGTGTCCTGAAGACTGGAGAGCCGTATGTACTTCGGGACCAGGAGGGAAACGAGATCACCGTCCAGCAAGGCAAGCGCATTGTCGCTGAGCGATTCACAGTGCCGCTCGAAGTCCGCCAGTCTCGAAGGAATCAGCTCATGCCAGAACCGGCGTAA
- a CDS encoding LysR family transcriptional regulator codes for MQLSDLRIFLAVASSGSLSAAARQLDVGPMQVSRRIAALEEDLGVRLFHRTTRSVSLTAEGEAFLPYANTMTEAEESARGELTPSPAKVSGVLRMTAPSVLGQSIVLPMLPDLLERHPELRIDLDLSDRVLDIVGQGLDLALRVAPLGDSELVARRIARNPRLICAAPGYLTRHGHPSTVAELDSHHCIGLQAVPRWPLVVDGALQRKRVNGRVNTSSVDAVRTAAVQGLGLAMLTYWDVFRQLADGSLVQVELRDASMEDLSVWAITPTRRYIPTRVKAFLDALEAELARLG; via the coding sequence GTGCAGCTCTCTGACCTTCGCATCTTCCTGGCGGTCGCCTCCTCAGGCAGCTTGTCGGCCGCCGCGCGTCAGTTGGACGTGGGGCCCATGCAGGTTTCGCGTCGGATTGCGGCCCTGGAAGAAGACCTGGGCGTGCGCCTGTTCCACCGAACCACGCGGTCCGTGTCGTTGACGGCCGAAGGGGAGGCGTTCCTGCCGTACGCAAACACCATGACAGAGGCTGAGGAAAGCGCGAGAGGCGAACTGACTCCCTCGCCGGCGAAGGTGTCCGGGGTCCTGCGCATGACGGCCCCAAGCGTGCTGGGGCAGAGCATCGTGCTGCCGATGCTTCCCGATCTGCTGGAACGGCATCCTGAGTTGCGCATCGACCTGGATCTTTCCGACCGCGTGCTGGATATCGTGGGGCAGGGACTGGACCTGGCTTTGCGCGTTGCACCGCTGGGGGATTCAGAGTTGGTGGCAAGAAGGATCGCGCGCAACCCGCGGCTGATCTGCGCCGCCCCCGGCTATCTGACGCGACATGGCCATCCGTCCACGGTGGCGGAACTCGACAGCCATCACTGCATCGGGCTGCAGGCCGTGCCGCGCTGGCCGCTTGTTGTGGACGGCGCATTGCAGCGCAAGCGCGTGAACGGCCGTGTCAACACCAGCAGTGTCGATGCCGTACGAACGGCGGCCGTCCAAGGCCTGGGGCTCGCCATGCTGACCTACTGGGATGTCTTCAGGCAGCTTGCTGATGGATCGCTCGTCCAGGTCGAATTGCGGGACGCGTCGATGGAGGACCTTTCCGTATGGGCCATCACCCCGACCCGGCGTTATATTCCAACGCGGGTGAAGGCGTTTCTCGATGCGCTGGAGGCTGAGCTTGCACGCCTGGGATGA
- a CDS encoding H-NS family nucleoid-associated regulatory protein, producing MTGTQEPKYRDPSSGATWSGRGRAPGWLAGKDRTAFEIASPAS from the coding sequence ATGACGGGCACTCAGGAACCCAAGTACAGAGACCCGTCGAGCGGGGCCACCTGGAGTGGCCGCGGACGCGCGCCCGGCTGGCTAGCTGGCAAAGACCGCACCGCATTTGAGATTGCCTCACCCGCGTCTTGA
- a CDS encoding DUF72 domain-containing protein produces MTIFVGTASWTDPTLIASRRFYPAGCTSAEARLRFYATQFPLVEVDSSYYAMPSASNSVLWVERTPAHFTFNVKAFRLFTGHQTDRAKLPKDIQAALPVSDKKNLYYKDTPGELLRELWRRYIEAIEPLRRAGKLGAVHFQFAPWVVNNDDGRAHVEHCADVMEGFTLAAEFRHKSWFSEKARESTLAMERERAFVNVVVDEPNTTANSIPAVWEVTNTSLALIRLHGRNHETWNIKGATSASSRFNYDYNDDELGELAGPISEIAKRVERTHVVFNNNWEDQGQRNAKTLMQILGGSAIRP; encoded by the coding sequence ATGACTATTTTCGTAGGTACCGCAAGCTGGACAGACCCAACACTCATTGCAAGCAGGCGTTTCTATCCGGCGGGCTGCACCAGCGCCGAAGCCCGATTGCGGTTCTACGCGACGCAGTTTCCCCTGGTTGAAGTCGATTCAAGCTACTACGCGATGCCGAGCGCTTCCAACTCCGTACTGTGGGTGGAGCGGACGCCTGCCCACTTCACATTTAACGTCAAGGCGTTCCGCCTGTTCACGGGCCACCAAACAGACCGCGCGAAGCTACCCAAAGATATACAGGCCGCGCTACCCGTGAGCGACAAAAAGAACCTGTACTACAAGGACACACCGGGAGAGCTTTTGCGCGAGCTTTGGCGTCGATACATTGAGGCGATTGAGCCGTTACGGCGGGCGGGGAAGCTGGGCGCCGTTCATTTCCAGTTTGCGCCGTGGGTGGTGAACAACGATGACGGACGCGCGCACGTCGAGCACTGCGCCGACGTGATGGAAGGCTTCACGCTCGCGGCTGAGTTCCGGCACAAATCATGGTTCTCCGAGAAAGCGCGTGAGTCTACGCTTGCAATGGAGCGTGAACGCGCATTCGTTAACGTCGTCGTGGACGAGCCGAATACGACGGCAAATTCAATCCCAGCAGTGTGGGAAGTCACGAACACCAGTCTCGCGCTCATTCGGCTCCACGGGCGCAATCATGAAACGTGGAATATCAAGGGTGCTACGTCGGCGTCGTCTCGTTTCAACTACGACTATAACGACGATGAGCTAGGGGAGCTGGCCGGGCCGATCAGTGAAATCGCGAAACGCGTCGAGCGTACGCACGTCGTGTTCAACAACAATTGGGAAGACCAAGGACAGCGAAACGCTAAGACTTTGATGCAGATCCTCGGCGGCAGCGCAATCCGGCCTTGA
- a CDS encoding YqaE/Pmp3 family membrane protein encodes MRLLLALVFPWLQFFTIGRPFAGIICLLPQITLIGWIPAAIWSVFALSQYKTDQKIERALGSRG; translated from the coding sequence ATGCGTTTGTTGCTTGCTCTCGTTTTCCCGTGGCTGCAGTTTTTCACCATCGGCCGCCCCTTCGCGGGAATCATCTGCCTGCTGCCGCAGATCACACTGATTGGCTGGATTCCGGCTGCAATCTGGTCGGTCTTCGCGCTGAGCCAGTACAAGACGGATCAAAAGATCGAGCGCGCGCTCGGGTCTCGCGGTTGA